A window from Zingiber officinale cultivar Zhangliang chromosome 7A, Zo_v1.1, whole genome shotgun sequence encodes these proteins:
- the LOC122000849 gene encoding phospho-2-dehydro-3-deoxyheptonate aldolase 2, chloroplastic-like, translating into MALANGTALLPRYHQPLPCSADVSYSLAFISPFLRAARKKALIRPVSAVYAAGTTAKNPVKGKEPTAVADAKKGKWSVDSWKAKNALQLPEYPDKMELEAVLKTIEEFPPIVFAGEARHLEERLTDAAFGKAFLLVGGDCAESFKEFNGINIRDTFRILLQMGVVLMFGGQMPVVKVGRMAGQFAKPRSDPFEERNGVKLPSYRGDNINGDSFNEKSRFPDPQRMIRAYSQSAATLNLLRGFAAGGYAAMQRVTRWNLDFIEHSELGDKYQELAHRVDEALGFMAAAGLTVEHPSMTTTEFWTSHECLLLPYEHALTRKDSTTGLFYDCSAHFLWVGERTRQLDGAHVEFLRGVANPLGIKVSDKMDPNELVKLIEILNPQNKPGRITIITRMGADNLRVKLPHLIKAVRRAGQIVTWVSDPMHGNTIKAPCGLKTRPFDSILAEVKAFFDVHEQEGSHPGGVHLEMTGQNVTECIGGSRTVTFDDLSLRYHTHCDPRLNASQSLELAFIIAERLRERRIASKSHNPFKQLDSRPNL; encoded by the exons ATGGCGCTCGCCAATGGCACCGCCCTCCTCCCCCGCTACCACCAACCCCTCCCTTGCTCTGCGGACGTCTCCTACTCCCTTGCTTTCATCTCGCCGTTCCTCCGTGCCGCTCGGAAGAAAGCCTTGATTCGCCCGGTCTCCGCCGTCTACGCCGCGGGAACAACGGCCAAGAATCCAGTCAAAGGCAAGGAGCCGACGGCAGTAGCGGACGCGAAGAAGGGAAAATGGTCGGTGGATAGCTGGAAGGCTAAGAATGCTCTCCAACTGCCGGAGTACCCGGACAAAATGGAGCTGGAGGCGGTGCTCAAGACGATCGAGGAGTTCCCGCCGATCGTGTTTGCTGGAGAGGCCCGCCACCTGGAAGAGCGGCTCACGGATGCTGCTTTCGGCAAGGCGTTCCTCTTAGTAGGGGGCGATTGCGCTGAGAGTTTCAAAGAGTTCAACGGCATTAACATCAGGGACACCTTCCGGATTCTCCTTCAGATGGGCGTCGTTCTCATGTTCGGAGGTCAGATGCCTGTCGTCAAG GTCGGAAGGATGGCTGGGCAGTTCGCGAAGCCTAGGTCGGATCCTTTCGAAGAGAGGAACGGCGTCAAGCTTCCAAGCTACAGAGGGGACAACATCAACGGTGATTCGTTCAACGAGAAGTCGAGATTTCCTGACCCTCAGAGGATGATCCGGGCCTACAGCCAGTCTGCGGCGACGCTCAACCTTCTCCGGGGGTTTGCCGCCGGTGGCTATGCTGCAATGCAACGCGTTACCCGGTGGAACCTCGACTTCATTGAGCACAGTGAGCTAGGAGACAA GTATCAAGAATTGGCCCACCGCGTGGACGAGGCTTTGGGGTTCATGGCTGCAGCAGGACTCACCGTCGAGCATCCGTCCATGACGACAACTGAGTTTTGGACCtcccacgagtgccttctccttccCTACGAGCATGCCCTCACTCGCAAGGATTCCACCACCGGTCTCTTCTATGATTGCTCCGCCCACTTCCTCTGGGTGGGAGAGAGAACCCGTCAACTTGATGGTGCCCATGTTGAATTTCTCCGCGGCGTCGCCAATCCTCTCGGTATCAAG GTAAGTGATAAGATGGATCCTAACGAACTCGTGAAGCTGATTGAGATTCTCAATCCCCAGAACAAGCCTGGGAGGATAACCATTATAACAAGGATGGGGGCAGACAACTTGAGAGTAAAGCTCCCTCATCTAATTAAGGCCGTTCGGAGAGCTGGACAGATTGTAACCTGGGTCAGTGATCCCATGCACGGGAACACCATCAAGGCCCCTTGTGGTCTCAAGACTCGACCTTTTGACTCAATTCTG GCTGAAGTCAAAGCATTTTTTGATGTCCATGAGCAAGAAGGAAGCCACCCTGGAGGGGTGCACCTGGAGATGACTGGGCAAAACGTGACAGAGTGCATTGGTGGATCGCGGACTGTCACTTTCGACGACCTGTCTTTGCGCTACCACACCCATTGTGACCCCCGGCTCAATGCTTCCCAATCTCTCGAGCTGGCATTCATTATCGCTGAGCGattgagggagaggaggattgcaTCTAAGTCCCACAATCCATTCAAGCAGTTGGACTCCCGGCCTAATCTGTGA